CCGATGACGCCCTGCCAGACGGCGAGACCACCAACCGCGCCATCGAACTATTGCAGGAGCTTAAAGATCGCCGGTTCTTTCTGGCGGTAGGATATTTAAAGCCGCACCTTCCTTTTGTGGCGCCCAAAAAATACTACGACCTCTATCGAAAAGAGGACATTCCTCTGGCGGCGAATCCGTTTCCGCCCAAGGATTGTCCCCCCATCGCCCTGACGAACTGGGGCGAACTCCGCGCCTACCAGGGGATTCCTGCCGCGGGCCCTCTGCCGGACTCGATGGCCCGGGATCTGGTACACGGGTATTATGCGGCGACCAGCTATGTCGATGCCCAGATTGGCCGTCTGCTGGCCGAGGTGGATCGCCTTGGGCTGCGCGATTCAACCATCGTGGTCCTGTGGGGCGATCATGGCTGGCACCTCGGCGATCATGGTCTGTGGTGTAAACACACGAATTTCGAAACTGCCACGCGGAGTCTCCTCATTTTCCGGGTGCCCGGCCAGCCACATCCCGGGGCCAAGACGGATGCGCTCGTCGAATTCGTGGATATTTATCCAACGTTGTGCGAACTCTGCGGCCTGCCGATTCCAGAGGGGCTGGAAGGAACCAGCCTCGTTCCACTCTTCGAGAATCCCCAACGCCCCTGGCAGAAGGCCGCCTTCAGCCAGTATCCGCGGGGGAAGGTGATGGGCTATTCCATGCGGACGGACCGTTATCGCTACACCGAGTGGCGACCGTCGGGCGGAGGCGAGCCTGTGGCGGTCGAACTGTACGACCACACCACAGACCCGCTCGAAAATGTCAACCTGGCTGGGCGACCGGAATACAAAGATCTTGTTGCCCAGCTTCATCAGCAGCTCGAAGCCGGCTGGAAGGCAGCAAAACCGGACAGTGAAGCGGCGTCCTTTCCCAAGATTTCCAAATAGTCATGTGTGAGCCGGACGCTCCCTCCGAGAAGATTTGCCTGGCGGTTGCGCGAACTCGGTGGCTTTACGGCACCTGAACCGGGTTCCCATCTCGGATATCACCCAGCCGGGCGTAGAGGGTGGTGTTGATGGTCTCGGAGATGAATTTCACGGACCCGTCCCCGAAGAGGAAGTTCGCTCCCCCGGGATGCTTGCTTCCGAAGCTGTAATCGGAAGGGCTCAGGCTGTTGATGATGTTATTCACCTCCTTGTTGTTTAAATAGGCGAAAGGACCGACGAGTCGGGCCCAGGAAGAAATTCTCCACTGTCCCTGCCAGTTGTTGTTTCCACCGGCCCAAAGCGGGAACACCCGATCGATCATCGTCCGTGTGACATTGGCAGTTTCCGAGACTTCTCCCACTGCGATGACATTACTTGAGCCGTCGGTGATATCGGCGAACGTCATGACGTAGTGGAAATTGTTGGTCTGGGCCAGCCGAAACATGCCGTTTTGCTCAGTGGCGCCCGACGGCCGACTCCAACTGGTCGCACCGTTGGCGATGAAGTAACTCGACCAGGGCTCGTCGCTTCCCAGGCAGCAGCAATAATTGGACTTCCCGTAACCGTCGTTATCTTCCTTGGGAAGAACATCACTGGGGCAGAGAAAGGCGGGAAGAATGGTCTTGGCTGCCACACCCCGCTGATTGTTTGGATTGCCATGGTTGTTTCTGACCTGGCACCACCAGTTGTAGGAGTCCGTGTTTTGAACGGGGTGACCGGTGGGCAGGGCCGGGGAGACCCCGGGAATTTCTCGAATCGCCCCGTGAACGAGGCGATTATCTCCGCCCGGAATATAGACCAGGGCGGCTCCCCCGCTGACCAGCGTGTCGTACATTTGCTTCTGTTCGATGAAGGGGAGGATATAAGCCCCCCAGGCGTAGTTGTCGTTGTCGTCGTCGGGTTGCCCGACGGGGAAAACCTTGTTCACATCATGGAAGTTGTGGATGGCTAGGCCGATCTGTTTCAGATTGTTTGAACACTGGCTTCGCCGGGCGGCCTCTCGCGCGGCCTGAACGGCAGGTAACAGAAGAGCGATCAAAATCCCAATAATCGCAATGACGACAAGCAACTCCACCAACGTAAACGCCTGCCGATGAGAACAACCACCAATCCGCATGAGTCACCTCCAGCTAGAGTAGAACCAATACCGCAGCCAAAGCCGTAACACCCTCAGCCAATTGCCTGGTCCCGTGTAGAATAGCTTATCCGGGGAGAAGTGACATGTCAATGACTTTGCTAGTGCAATTGTGCGATATTTTTACTCAGTGTGCGATAGGGTGGTGATCAATTTGTCTCTGCGTAAATGTTCTGGTTTGGTAATCCACGCGGATTTTTTGGCTGTCGGTTTCGTGCCGTGAGCGAAAAGGAGTCTTTTAAGGAGTCTTTTTCGGGGCGGCTTCGTGTCCCCTAAAAGATTTGCCGGCAAAGGTCGTAGCCTATCGCAAAGATAGCGGCATCAATGCAGGCATGACTGATCCATGGGGCGTAGAGCGTCCTCCAGCGGTGGAACATGACACACCAGACGATACCACCAATGGCTACGCCGGCTGAGAAAAGAATCTGATAGACCGAGCCCCAGCCGAAGTATTTGCCGAGAATGATGACATGATGCCCGGTGAACGCCACCGACGAGAGGAGACCGCTCATTTCGGCTGACAGAAAAAGCCGTAATTTTTCAAAAACAAATCCTCTCCAGTAGTACTCTTCCAGGAAAGAATGTGCCACCGAAATGACTGCCGCAAAGGCTAAAAATCGGCTCGGCGTGTCTATTCCGAAACCGATAATTTTGTTTTTAATGGCTGCGGTGGCCTCGCTGAACACGCCCATGGGCCTGAAAAGAAAGACATAAAGCAGCCCCATACCCGCTGCCACCGCAATCCCAAACCCCAAGCCGGCGAAAACTTCGATACGTCTTGGACCAGGGACCCGGAGAGAAATCCGATCCACGCACACAAGCCACGCAGCGGGAAGGAGCATCACCAGCTTCGCTGCGGCGTAAAGGGCTTGCTGAATCCAAGAGGGCAGTTCCTCGGCCAAAACAAAATACCCCACGGCGGATACCGTGGGGGTTACCATCAGGAACAACAGCACCAGGGCGAGTGCCCACCGTTTGACACCGCTTTCAGCAGCGGCTTCCATGGATCAGCCCTGAAGCACGGGCACCGGCAAAGGCTGAGTGGCCCGAGTCGGGGTGATCAACGGGTACTTGGGGCCCGGGGGTGCGTCGTGATATTCCAGCGGACCCACTGCCAATTGGTAGAGCCAGTGTCGGGCATTCCACACCGATTTCACGACGCCAATCATGCCGTGGATCTGCGTGAACACTCTCTCGGCCCACAGGGGATCGAACCGCGGCAGGGCCCGCAGCAGATTGAGAGGATTATAGAACGCGATATATCCCGCAAGCATGTTGAGTTGCCTTTGCAGGGGGCTGGAATGCGCCGTCGCAATGGCACGATTGCCGTCGTAGTGATAGTCCTCCACGGGTTGTCCCGCCACTCGCTTCAGGACGATGCCATCCTGATAGGGCTTTTCATATCCTTTGCTTCCCACGGAAGGAGTCAGGAGAGTGATTTGGCACGTGATCGCGCCCACTTTCCGCAGGAAGCCGACCTGATTGATCAGCCCACGGAGACTCCGCCAGGTCCACAGCGGTTGATTATCGTGATGCATCATCATGGGCATAGGGGCGATCCCATGCTTGATGAGCTCACGGAAGACCGTGATGGTCTTTTCCGGCGACTGTCCTTTCTTGACAAGATCGGCGGTGAGGTCTTCGATTCCAAACCAGATGCTCCGCAGGCCTGCCTTTCGGGCGAGGGGAATGAGATCCAGGTTCTTGTGCACGTCGAATTCCGTGGCTTCTGTGGCGAAAATGATCGAGTCACCCAGCGGCTTACGATCAATTTCGGCCTTGGCCATCACGGAGAAAATTTCCTCCACCGTTTGCCGATTGTTAAAGAAATTGTCGTCGGTGCCGAAGAAGAACCGGATTCCCGAGCGTTTGTAAATTCCTGTGAATTCTTCAACTAACCGTTCCGGGCTGCGGAACCGGAACGTGTCCTGGTTGTACGCCGGAATGGGACAATATGGGCAATGGAATTTGCACCCGTGGGTTGTGACTACCGCCAGGACCTTTGCGTATTTCCCAAGCTTCTCCGCGGGGAGTGGCTCAGGCGAGAGGGTCGTCTTTTTGTGCGGTGGCTCAAACAGTCCCAGGGCATCGAACGGTAGGGGAAGTTCGTCCAGATTCTGCACCAGGCGCTGCACACCCGTGTCGATGAGGTACTCTGGATGGCCACGTGGCGGATCTGGCCGGAAAACCAATCCGTGGATGTCATTGAGCAGGCCCTCCTCTCGCACCCGCTCAAATGCGGACCGGATGTGCTCGCCGGGCAGCTTGTTTTCAAGGATTCGGTCGAGCAGCTCGAGGAGGACGTACTCCTCACCGGTGCATACCACGTCGGCACCTACCGTTCCATCGTTGGAAAGGCCGAAGAAATCCCATGGTTCGTAGATCGCCTTGGCACCACCGGCGATGATCAGCGGGCGCTGGTCGCCCAGCGTCCAGGCATCTCGAATCAGATCGTACGCCCGGGCGCTATGGATCTGCATGCTGGAAACCAAAAGCAATTGAGGGACTTCGCCATCGATTCGGGCTTGGCTGGGACGAATATTCGGATTCCACTGCTGCATCACCACGCGGATCTTGCGGAATCCAGCCGCATACATGGCCGAGGCCAGCGCCCGGGGCGCGCCCGGAATCATGATGTCCTGGACCATCACGAATGGTCCGATACTTGTTCTGCGGTCAAAAGCATAAACGATCAGCGTGGGGATGTCTTCTTTAACAGCCCGTTCCCGCACGCTGCGTTCGAGCTCGCGGTACTTTCCGGGCAGGGTAAAACGGTCGTTCTTGGCACGTTTGGGTAATTCCACTGGAAAACCTCCATAAACACCACTAGTCACACACCTGAAAACCCACCTCCGCCGAGACCAGACCGACCTTCACGATCGCCCGGCTGGAAAAGGCTTGAGGAAATTATACGCGTCTTCCGGCCAATTACCAGTAAGCCATTCCCTATCTGTTGAGTCACCTATCGAATGCCGGCTCCTGTGAAACCATCAAATACCCGGCATCCCGCAGTTCCGGTCAGTTTGGTCACGTCTTCAGTCCTCTTAGCCTCCCGAAAATACGTGCAATCGTCTTTGGCCAAGGCCATCCTGCCAATTTAGATTGTCATTATGAGCCGAAGGCGAAACGCCATGCAACTCCGGTTTGGCTTGCCCCATCCCGACTTTTCCACTGCCGTCACGCGCAAATCGCACCTCGCCGAGACCTTCCGCGGGAGTGAAAACCAGCTCGGAGGGCCTGCCTGTCAGGTCCACATTGCGACGTTGGGCAATCCAAATGCGGGATTTATCTGCCAAGTTCAATTGCCGTAAAAATGTGGCGGCAATTTATGAATTGTCCCTACAACATATTGAACCTTTGGTGTCTGACACATCCCAGCGAAAAATGGATATGGATCAGCGGTTTATTCCTCGCCAACGTCAAAGTCTCGCTTCTCCACGTAAGTGTTATAAGTATCGTATGCCATTCGAATTGCCACAGAATCTGGGATCTGGAATCCCGCGGCACCCACCGGTTCCGAATCGACAAGTGACATCCAAGTCGGCTGCCCGTCCAGAGCAGCCGGCGGGCCACTTCATGGAACATCGCCGCCGCGCTCGCCAAACTCCAGCGCTGGTTGTGGATCGCCGACTATTTCCACCTGGGGAATCCCTGCAGGGGTATTGAGAAGGAAGATACCGGCGACATTCCCTCGTTGTTGACAGAAGCGTCTGGCGTCATTCGGACCGAGGATGAAAAACGCTGTAGCCAGGGCGTCCGCCTCGGCCGCCGTGGGGGCGAGTACCGTCACACTGAGCACCTCGTCGGCAGGATATCCGGTGCGGGGATCCAAAATGTGGCCGAACCGTTTTCCTTTGTGCCAGAAAAACTGAAGGGCTGTACCGGAGGTACCTAATCCCTGAGCTTTCAGCCAGACACGTCCGACCCGCCGCCCTGGGTGAAGGGGATCGCTCAAGCCGATCGGCCATCCCTGTGGGCCTTCCGTGCCCTCGGCTGGTGAAAGTTCCCAGGAGTCCCCCACGGCAAAGACACTGCTCAACCCTCCGTGGAGGGCAAAGTCCCCAATGCCTGCCTCAATAATCACCTTCGCTAGGCGATCTAGGGCGTATCCCTTGCCCACACTTCCTAGATTGAGCGCCACCCCTGGCTTGTGGAAGCGGATGGTTTGCCGCCGAGCGTCGAGTTCCACCCATCGCCACCCGCAGAGTTCCCGCGCTTCCCTGATTTCACTGTCACTTGGAAGTCGTCCTTCCCGCCGGGCGAAGCCCCACACCTGCCAAAGAGGAGCTGCCGTAATGTCGAATGCCCCGTCTGTTGCCTCCCATAGCTGGCGGCAATAAACCAGCAGTTCCCACAGTTCGGCCGACACCTCCACCTCCCGTTGAAAAGCCTCGGCATTGATCCGCCCAAGTTCTCCCTGAGGTCGAAAGAAGGACATCATGTCCTCCAGTGGTTCCAGCAGATCCAGAGCAGTTAGCCCGACTTCAACGGCGTTTTCATACTGGCCCAGGTTAAAAATGACCTGAAATTCGCTGGCCATAGCCCGCCGGCCTAACTGCAACTTGTAGGTCCCGCGTCGCGGAACGGTAGGTCGAGCGCCGGCCGTCTGCGGATTCGGCGTCTCTGCGTCGGCGGGGGCTGCTGTGGGCTCGACGGCATCGCTGAGTTGTCCGCGAGTCAGCCGTCGCAAAAAGTCGCGGCGATTGCTTTCTATTGTCATTGATACGAAAGACGCATCGGTTGCGAAATTGGTCGAAAGTCGGTACGGGACAGGTAACGACCATTGGTTCGGGCATGGCGTGAAGAACCTGCCCACGGATCATTCCGCGGCGATTCACCGGGCGTGTCTATCCTTTGATTTTACAAAACTTCTGCTTTGGCATGCGCAGTTTCAATATGGGCTGGTCAAAGCAGACACCTGGCGTGGGCAAAGAGAGTTAAGCCCGACTGATCAAGTTTCGCAGCTTCCCTTTCCGAATGTGCAGCAAGACGTGCCTTACTCCTGTGATTTTTCCTGGCCGGCAGATTTTCGCGTTTTGCGGAGACTGAGGATCAGTTGCACTTCGCCTACGGGCAGACCGGTTCGATGGGCGATCTCGTCAGGATCGTATCCGTAATCTGCCAGAGTGTAAATTTCTTCAGCCGGTCTGGCTTCGCGTGACGACCCTGCCACAACTTTTGCGTCGTGTTCCCCCGACTGCTCAGCGTCCGCTGGAGCATTGTCTGACTCGCTGGCAGGCCGAGCCGTAACCTCAGGCGGCACGGGGCCCGGCTCTCCACTGGCGGAACCCTGTGGGACATGCGGGGGCTCTGGCGACAAAACTCCAGCCGCCTGCGTTTGTCGAAGCTGCTCGCTCGCCCGGAGGGCAGCTTCAAGGCGTGCGGCCGCCCGATCGGCTTCGCGGACCAGGTTTTCCAGAAGTCCCAGCTTGCTGGTGATCCTTCCTTCGATGTCCCGGGCGAGTTCGTGCATTCGGACTTCCCAATCGGTGACAGTGGAAGGATGGGGCATGTGGCCAGGCTCATGCATTTGGCCGGTGAGATCACTCCGCTGTGTTTCATCGCGAAGAGAGGGAGGGACTTGACGACCGCCGCGACGCTGCATCCGGATGAGGGAAAACCAGATGAAGACGATCGCCAATGCCAACACGATCCACGACAGGGTGCTGTTGTCCAGGGCAATGGGTATTTGAAGCAAAGGCCCCATAATTCCCCTCCCATCAACCACCTTTGCAGGAATGCTCGTCTGCCATCTGTTGTGCACCCTGGTGGCGGAATGCTTCTTCTGCGGCCTCGTAAACTTCCCTCAGGGGGACCTGATGCCGTCGTGCGATCTCGCGGCAGGCTTCAAACTCCGGCGAGAACTCCTGAACGCCATCCGGCAAGACGCGGACCTTACCTCGGATCTCCCCCCAACGTGTCTGCACGCTTGCCACCTGCCGTGGGAGCACGTGGCGTTCGACCGGCCAGAACCGTACCCCCAGCGTGGTCGTTTCCCGGAATAAAAGCGATTCCACGGCGGGCACAAGTTCCTCATTGCAGAGAACGGTGAGTTGCACTCCCGGACGGTTCTTCTTCATCTGGATCGGGGTAGTGAAAAGATCGAGAACTCCAAGCTCCCATAGCTTCTCCAGAGTGTAACCGAGGACCTCTGCGGAAAGATCATCGTAGTTTGTTTGCACGACCCAGATGCGGTCCCGCAGAACTGACGGCGAAGTTGCCTTCGCACAGGCGAGTTCCCCCACAAAAAGGCGGAGGACATTCGGGCGGTGAGGAATGTCGCGAGATCCGGCCCCATACCCGATGCACTGGATTTCCATGGCGGGCAAGGGCCCGAACTCCCGTGCAAACGTCGTAATCAGGGCCGCGCCGGTGGGAGTCGTCATTTCCATTTGCACGTCGCAGGGAAGAAGCGGAACACCTCGCAACAATTCCGCCGTCGCCGGAGCAGGTACGCTCACCTCGCCATGGGCGATGCGGACTGTCCCGCCCCCGGTAGGAATGGCCGATGCGTAAACGGCCTCAATTCCCAAATAGCTGAGCCCGAACACGCTGCCCACAATATCGACAATCGAGTCAGCGGCGCCTACTTCGTGAAAATGCACTTTTTCCAGCGGCACTCCATGAACGCGGGCCTCCGCTTCGCCCAATCGGGTGAAAACCTTGACGGCTTGTTCCTTCACCGTGTCAGAGAGTGAGGATCGCTCAATCATTTCCACAATGTGGTGGAGGTGCCGATGATGGTGCTCGTGCGGAGTGTGGACGACAACCTGGGTCGCCCGAAAACCATTCTTTCGTACTTCCCTAGTTTCTAGACGGCAGTTGGTCAGCCCCAGCGAATCGACGACCTGCTGGATGGCGTCGATGGGCACACCCGCGTCCACCAGCGCACCAAGGACCATGTCGCCACTAATCCCACTGAAGCAGTCGAAGTAAGCAGTTTTCATCGGAGTGCACATCGAAAATGAGTCTACCCGCTGCTGATCGGCAGCGCACAAGAGGTGGACAACTCGTTTTCCTGGAGAATGGTTGACCGTTGGAACCGGTTGTAATCTTCTGCTGATTCTAAACGACCCCTGGGGCGAAACAAGCCCAAGCGTAGTTGACTCATCCCCACTCGTTCCCAATTTGCCATGGCATGCCATGGGTACAGTCCGCCTTCCGGTTTTTTCGCAGGGACGTGCCTGTCACGTCCGATGAACACCGATTGACGCCCCATTCTTTTGTCCCGGGCACGACAAGCGTGCCCCTCCGAGGGATTTCTCGGAGAAGCCTGCTTGGCAGGTCCGATCAACGGCGGTCGATGAGTCATAGGATTTTGCCAAAATGGGGATGACCTGGCCCTGGCACGTGTTGAGGACGGTGAGTTCGCGGCTTGATCGGCCTGGCAGCGGCGTCAATAATGAGGCAAATGGCTGTTGTGGAGCGGTTAATTACTGTGCTGGCGCAACAGGGATTGCGGCACGCGGTTGCTAGGATGCGGTCCGTTTTCACTCATTGAAGCGTCTCTGGGGAATGCCTACGACGGAGGCCCCGACATGAGTCTCTCCCGCAGGATTCTTCCGATCTTGATGCCGGTTGTCGTTCTGGCTTTTGTGGGTTGCCAGGCTTCGAGGAATGAGAACCCGGCGAAAGGCGAGGCCCAGCAATCGTCCGCGGAAGTGAAGCAAACGGCCGTGAAACTGCCCGACCTGGTGGTCGAGGTGGGCGACGAAAAGGATCTCGACGCGATTCTCAAGGAAAACAAAGGAAAAGTCGTGCTGGTCGATTTCTGGGGGACGTGGTGCATGCCGTGCATGGAACTGTTGCCCCATACCCTGGAGCTTGCCGAAAAATATGGCTCCCAGGGACTGGTGGTGGTGACTGTGGCGATCGAGGATATCAATGATCCGCGGAAGGTCGATGAAGTTAGAGGCGTGCTCATCAAACACGGGGCAACGGGCCAGGTACGGGCATTGGTCAGCCGATACGGAATTGGCGAAGAAGCATTCACGAAATTTAACATCGCCAGTGGCGCTCTCCCTCATCTGAAATTGTTCGGCCGGGATGGCACGCTGGCAGTGACCTTCGGATTGGAGGCTGAAAAGCCGGATCCCGAACGGATCGAAGCAGAAGTTCAACGGCTTCTCAAAGAGACGGCGGTTTCCCAGAGCCAGAGCACGGATGGGCCAGAGCTGGTCATCCCAGAAGCCAACTCTTGAGGGGTGTCCCGAGTGCGGAGTCCTTCCCGAGATAGTTTCGGCAAGCTGTAGCGCGTTCCTGGTTTAAGGAAAGTTGCCCGCGACGATGAACGTCGATACCGGTCCTTTAACCGTTCCGAAGTTCTCCGCTCTGAAGCGCGCCGGCCGAAAAATCGCCATGGTAACGGCGTACGATTTTCCGTCGGCTGCGCTGGCCGACCTGGCCGGTGTGGATGGGATTCTCGTGGGCGACAGTGTGGGGATGGTGGTCCAGGGGAAAAGCACTACTTTGCCCGTCACACTTGACCAGATGATTTACCATGCGGAGATGGTATGCCGGGCGGTGCGCCGTGCGCTGGTGGTGGTGGACATGCCGTTTATGAGCTATCAGACGGGAGTGCGGGACGCTCTTATCAACGCAGGGCGGATTCTCAAGGAAACCGGCGCGCAGGCGGTGAAACTGGAAGGGGGGCGGGAACAGGCAGAGTTAATTGCGGCACTGGTTCAGGCGGGGATCCCGGTACTGGCCCATTTGGGGCTTCGGCCGCAGGCCGTTCGGGCTGTGGGCGGATACCGCGTGGAAAGGGATCGAGAACGTTTGCTCGCCGACGCGGAGGCTGTCGAACGGGCGGGAGCTTTTGCGGTCATCCTCGAATGTATCCCGGTAGATATCGCCGCTGAAATCACCGCCAGTGTCGAGATTCCCACGATCGGTATCGGTGCGGGACCCCGGTGTGACGGTCAAATTCTCGTCTTCCATGACCTGCTGGGCTACGCCGCAGGCGGACGCAAGCCCAAGCACGCTAAACAGTATGCCAATTTGGGGGAGATCATCAACCAAGCGCTTCGGCAGTACATTCAAGAGGTCCAGGAAGGTAAGTTTCCCGGACCGGAGCACAGTTTCTCGTGAAATCGAGCGGGGCCGTATCGCACGATTCGTCGCTATTCAGATCTGCAACGATGCGATTCAGGCAGCAGGGCGCCGCTGGGCCAAATACGGGTTGTAGGCCGGATCATTGTACATCTTGAATTGGCGATAGATCTTCATCACGCGTTTGCCGGAGAAGAGGTCGGCTAGCAGATCCGCCAGTGCCGTGCTGAGGTCTTCGTGCTGCTGGTGCAGGATGCTCAACTTGGCCCTGGCCCGTTCCCGATGCTCCTCGTCCACGTCGGTTCGCTGCGTTTGCTCCTCCATATGATAGATGCGAAGCGCAAGAATCGATAACCGATCAATGGCCGCACCCGGCGTCTCCGTGTTCAATTTGGCCCGAGGAAGAGGACGCACTCCCCAAGCGGCAAGGTTGTTGAGAATGTATTCGTCAAGACGCTCAATCCAGTCGTTGCGTTCCTGGTTCAGCCGATCGATTCGTCGCTTCACGGCGGCAATTTCGTGATCGCTGGCGGTGGGATCGCGGGCTTTGTCCTCCTCGTGCCACAAAAGAAAATTCCTCTGGTGCTGTTCGCAAACCAGATTGAGGAAGCCCCGGTAGGGGTTGTCAATCGGAGCGTGGTGCCATCTTTCGGTGCACTCTCGATGCAGATCGGTGATTGCGAACACATCGATCATGGCGGTCTTTCTCGCTCGCCGAATGGAATCTGGTCCAGGTTTTTGCTGGGGTTGACTTGTTTCGAAATCGACCAGATAACCGCCCGACGGCTGCTTTGCAGAAACCACTGGCAACCTCCCTTTTAAGAGTGGCACTCGGAAGCACCTTGTCGAGCTCAACAGGCTCGTGGTCGAGTGCCCACTTTCATATGCTCCGTCTCATCCTGTGCAAACTCTACACCGAAGTGACTCGGTGCTCACAAGACGTGAAGGGGAGTTTAGCAGTATGCGGAGGCTGTGCTCAAGGGCAAAAACAATCCCCCACCGAGTAACGCGCTGCGCCACGGACACGCGCCACGCGTCGAGAGCCGAAAAACTGAAAACTGCTCTTGGCCGATGATTACCATTTTCGTATCATGGGCACGCTTGGGAGTCTCGGCACCTCTTCGGTACATCCGGCTGGAAAACTGGCGGGACAACGAAGGCACAGGACATTTATCGCGGGTCGGGGTTCAGGGA
This is a stretch of genomic DNA from Thermogutta terrifontis. It encodes these proteins:
- a CDS encoding DUF4254 domain-containing protein: MVSAKQPSGGYLVDFETSQPQQKPGPDSIRRARKTAMIDVFAITDLHRECTERWHHAPIDNPYRGFLNLVCEQHQRNFLLWHEEDKARDPTASDHEIAAVKRRIDRLNQERNDWIERLDEYILNNLAAWGVRPLPRAKLNTETPGAAIDRLSILALRIYHMEEQTQRTDVDEEHRERARAKLSILHQQHEDLSTALADLLADLFSGKRVMKIYRQFKMYNDPAYNPYLAQRRPAA